In Arthrobacter burdickii, one DNA window encodes the following:
- a CDS encoding NAD-dependent epimerase/dehydratase family protein, whose protein sequence is MSWLVLGGSGFVGSAVLRALRSSGIDASAAAAPRLTTTADTADDIADAAARVATAELEAILQGHAVVVNAAGLATPSAGGGADLLGANALLPAVVARAAAAAGVPRFLHLSSAAVQGRTPKLDETDTVRPFSAYSRSKALGEQALALVAAVHPGLSVVTIRATSVQGQGRPTTAALAQLARSPLASVAAPGSAPSPVTSVEALADLVLSVGLHEGPVPPRVLQPWEGLTVRTVLEAAGGRPRVLPAALCRFAVGSGYALSSVLRGRLDGSVRRVELMWFGQDQVPGWASAQRIVPAARAREVLAGAQHDRNDQGAPESQEDPGPHAGPQDAART, encoded by the coding sequence ATGAGCTGGCTGGTCCTCGGCGGCTCCGGATTCGTCGGGTCAGCTGTGCTCCGCGCGCTCCGCTCCTCGGGGATCGACGCCTCCGCCGCCGCAGCGCCGCGCCTCACGACGACGGCGGACACCGCGGATGACATCGCGGACGCGGCGGCACGCGTCGCTACCGCGGAGCTGGAGGCGATCCTGCAGGGACATGCGGTCGTGGTCAACGCGGCCGGTCTCGCCACTCCCTCCGCGGGCGGCGGAGCGGACCTGCTGGGCGCGAACGCCCTGCTGCCCGCCGTCGTCGCCCGTGCCGCAGCGGCCGCGGGAGTCCCACGCTTCCTCCACCTCAGCAGTGCTGCCGTGCAGGGCAGGACGCCGAAGCTCGACGAGACGGACACGGTCCGCCCCTTCTCCGCCTATTCACGCAGCAAGGCCCTCGGCGAGCAGGCGCTCGCGCTGGTAGCAGCCGTTCACCCCGGCCTGTCGGTGGTCACCATCCGTGCCACGTCCGTGCAGGGTCAGGGCAGGCCGACGACGGCGGCGCTGGCGCAGCTGGCCCGCTCCCCCCTCGCCTCGGTGGCCGCTCCCGGCAGCGCCCCGTCCCCCGTCACGTCCGTCGAGGCCCTCGCCGACCTGGTCCTCTCTGTCGGCCTGCACGAGGGACCGGTACCGCCCAGGGTGCTCCAGCCCTGGGAGGGACTCACCGTCCGTACCGTCCTCGAAGCCGCCGGGGGCCGACCGCGGGTGCTGCCTGCAGCGCTCTGCCGGTTCGCGGTCGGGAGCGGGTACGCGCTGTCGTCCGTGCTGCGCGGACGCCTCGACGGTTCTGTCCGCCGCGTCGAGTTGATGTGGTTCGGCCAGGACCAGGTACCGGGATGGGCTTCGGCGCAGCGCATCGTCCCGGCAGCGCGGGCGCGCGAGGTCCTTGCGGGAGCACAGCACGATCGGAACGACCAGGGCGCCCCGGAGTCCCAGGAGGACCCGGGCCCGCACGCAGGACCGCAAGACGCTGCCCGCACCTGA
- a CDS encoding L-threonylcarbamoyladenylate synthase translates to MTTSYDCSDPVQRREGLTAAQRAVSLKQCIVLPTDTVYGIGADAFSPQAVATLLASKGRGRNMPPPVLIPRIQTLDGLATDVHPDARRLAEAFWPGGLTLICHAQPSLTWDLGDTMGTVALRMPDDDVALELLTITGPLAVSSANRTGHPAATTAADAAAQLAESVAVYLDAGPRTAADGTGSTIVDATGEVLRVVRQGTLPLERLREVVPDIIGIDGQGGNAETDAGQAPPAADTGTDADTRTDADQAPSDR, encoded by the coding sequence GTGACCACCAGCTACGACTGCTCCGATCCCGTCCAGCGCAGGGAGGGGCTGACGGCCGCCCAGCGGGCGGTGTCGCTCAAGCAGTGCATCGTCCTGCCCACCGACACCGTCTACGGGATCGGTGCCGACGCATTCTCCCCGCAGGCCGTCGCCACCCTCCTCGCCTCCAAGGGCCGTGGCCGGAACATGCCCCCGCCCGTCCTCATTCCGCGGATCCAGACACTGGACGGACTCGCGACGGACGTCCATCCGGACGCGCGCAGGCTCGCCGAGGCGTTCTGGCCCGGGGGCCTGACGCTGATCTGCCATGCACAACCATCGCTCACCTGGGACCTCGGTGACACGATGGGGACCGTGGCCCTCCGCATGCCGGACGATGACGTCGCGCTGGAGCTGCTCACGATCACCGGTCCGCTGGCCGTGTCGTCCGCGAATCGGACCGGTCACCCCGCTGCGACCACGGCAGCCGACGCGGCCGCCCAGCTCGCCGAATCCGTCGCCGTCTACCTCGACGCCGGACCGCGGACGGCCGCCGACGGTACGGGGTCCACCATCGTCGACGCCACGGGCGAGGTCCTGCGCGTCGTCCGCCAGGGGACCCTCCCGCTGGAGCGCCTGCGCGAGGTGGTCCCGGACATCATCGGTATCGACGGGCAGGGCGGGAACGCCGAGACCGACGCCGGCCAGGCGCCTCCGGCCGCTGACACCGGGACCGACGCCGACACCAGGACCGACGCCGACCAGGCGCCCTCCGACCGCTGA
- a CDS encoding glycosyltransferase: MTGSAMDPGGMDAGGMNAGGAASADTGADTGAERGIDTVAVAAVTYDRHEELAQLLRSLAAQSAPIATVALVDSGTKPATAVVDAAAGSIHYLRSEANLGGAGGFAFAILAAIASGARWIWLMDDDGHPEDERCLAELLRAAHEHDLDIVSPLVAATSDPTRLSFNFRIHGLLTNDRAKLEPMGYLPGMVHFFNGALVRADVFAKIGLPDMKFFIRGDEVDFLARVRKAGLRYGTLATVAVRHPATWSEMKPIFGGFITPVIPEGDFKRFSYFRNRAYLARKYRNLRWFGADVIGFPYWFLTQRDIKGLRAWFAAYSAGLRGTGFGPPPSS; this comes from the coding sequence ATGACTGGATCCGCCATGGACCCCGGAGGGATGGACGCCGGAGGGATGAACGCCGGAGGAGCGGCCAGCGCTGACACGGGGGCCGACACGGGCGCCGAGAGGGGCATCGACACCGTCGCGGTCGCGGCCGTCACCTACGACCGGCACGAGGAGCTCGCCCAGCTCCTGCGTTCCCTCGCGGCGCAGAGCGCACCGATCGCGACCGTGGCCCTGGTCGACTCGGGCACGAAGCCGGCCACCGCCGTCGTCGACGCCGCGGCGGGGAGCATCCACTACCTCCGTTCGGAAGCCAACCTCGGCGGTGCCGGTGGCTTCGCGTTCGCCATCCTGGCAGCGATCGCGAGCGGCGCCCGGTGGATCTGGCTCATGGACGACGACGGCCACCCGGAGGACGAGCGCTGCCTCGCCGAACTGCTCCGCGCGGCGCACGAGCACGACCTCGATATCGTGAGTCCGCTGGTCGCCGCGACCTCGGATCCCACGCGCCTGTCCTTCAACTTCCGGATTCACGGCCTCCTCACGAACGACCGGGCGAAGCTGGAGCCGATGGGCTACCTGCCCGGCATGGTGCACTTCTTCAACGGTGCGCTGGTCCGGGCCGACGTGTTCGCGAAGATCGGACTGCCCGACATGAAGTTCTTCATCCGCGGCGACGAGGTGGACTTCCTGGCACGCGTGCGGAAGGCTGGCCTGAGGTACGGCACACTGGCGACGGTGGCCGTCCGCCACCCTGCGACCTGGTCGGAGATGAAGCCGATCTTCGGCGGCTTCATCACGCCGGTCATCCCCGAGGGCGACTTCAAGCGGTTCTCCTATTTCCGCAACCGGGCCTACCTGGCCCGCAAGTACCGTAACCTCCGGTGGTTCGGCGCGGACGTCATCGGCTTCCCCTACTGGTTCCTCACCCAGCGCGACATCAAGGGACTGCGCGCCTGGTTCGCCGCCTATTCGGCAGGCCTCCGGGGGACGGGCTTCGGTCCGCCGCCGTCCTCCTGA